One Sodalinema gerasimenkoae IPPAS B-353 DNA segment encodes these proteins:
- a CDS encoding potassium channel family protein — protein sequence MNLSSFNFLKSWHPDNNKQFAVIGLGRFGRAVCATLHENRYEVLAVDRDEKLVNLALNDRIADHVLCLDTTEPSALKEAGLFEFDIVIVAIGNFLAESIITTLNLKEGGVKHVVTKASSEVHQKLLKKVGADRVVFPEREMGCALARALTRPRILEQFELDPNHSIVEIVVPDKFEGKTLSELDLRKSHGISVLAVGKDDGFEINPSPQAKLKKGLAMVVIGSNRDLDQLPL from the coding sequence ATGAACCTATCCTCATTTAATTTTTTGAAAAGTTGGCATCCGGACAATAATAAGCAATTTGCTGTAATTGGCTTAGGGCGCTTTGGGCGTGCCGTGTGTGCGACCTTGCATGAGAATCGCTACGAGGTTTTGGCGGTAGATCGCGATGAAAAGTTAGTGAATTTAGCCCTGAACGATCGCATCGCCGACCATGTTCTCTGCCTAGACACCACCGAACCCTCTGCCCTGAAAGAAGCAGGTCTATTTGAGTTTGATATTGTTATTGTGGCCATTGGAAATTTCCTGGCCGAAAGCATTATTACAACCTTGAACCTCAAAGAAGGTGGTGTTAAACACGTGGTCACCAAAGCCTCTTCTGAGGTTCACCAGAAACTGCTAAAAAAAGTCGGGGCCGATCGCGTCGTCTTCCCGGAACGAGAGATGGGATGCGCCTTGGCCCGCGCCCTCACCCGTCCCAGAATCTTGGAACAGTTTGAACTAGACCCGAACCACAGTATTGTGGAAATCGTCGTTCCTGACAAATTTGAGGGCAAAACTCTCTCCGAATTGGACTTACGTAAGTCCCATGGGATCAGTGTTTTGGCAGTGGGAAAAGATGACGGATTTGAGATTAACCCCAGTCCCCAAGCTAAACTCAAAAAAGGTTTGGCCATGGTGGTAATTGGCTCAAATCGGGACCTTGATCAACTGCCCCTATAG
- a CDS encoding type II toxin-antitoxin system HicB family antitoxin, with protein sequence MKTFTAIVERDSETRLYVGYVPGFPGAHSQGETLDELQENLREVIEMLLEDEEVLFETEFIGTQQIVVQ encoded by the coding sequence ATGAAGACGTTTACAGCCATTGTTGAGCGAGATTCTGAAACTCGCCTCTATGTGGGGTATGTTCCGGGATTTCCGGGAGCGCATTCCCAGGGTGAAACCTTGGACGAGTTGCAGGAGAATCTTCGTGAAGTCATTGAGATGCTCTTGGAAGATGAGGAGGTCTTGTTTGAGACGGAGTTTATTGGCACACAGCAGATTGTGGTGCAGTAA
- a CDS encoding TrkH family potassium uptake protein has product MTVARTICLGFLSVITIGTILLMFPLSLTDGSWNSLVTALFTATSATCVTGLIVVDTGSYYSFWGQLIILTLIQVGGLGYMTANTFLLILLGRRSKVRYRIALQDSLDSAGLSSVSQLLKSIVGLTIILELTGIFGLMTIFVPESGWRTGIWQSIFHSISAFNNAGFSLFEDSLMGYANVARMTWIISPLIILGGIGYQVMMEAFFALQSKLKKSSKRFRFSLHVKIVTSTTLMLLIVGFFGFFVSELYNPNTLLGLSWPNKLLAAWFQSVTIRTAGFNSIDVGGMTTAGLFLTIALMFIGASPGSTGGGIKTTTFRVLITCTKSVLQGRENAVIYERRIPIELIMKAVAVAVGSISVVTLSTIILAISEPNLEFIGIFFETISAFATVGLSTGITSQFSIFGALVITLLMYAGRVGILILMAALLGDPKPSALEYPDEDLLVG; this is encoded by the coding sequence ATGACCGTTGCGCGAACCATCTGTTTAGGCTTCCTCAGTGTCATCACCATTGGAACCATATTATTAATGTTTCCCCTATCCCTCACTGACGGGAGTTGGAATTCCCTGGTAACTGCCCTATTTACTGCCACCTCAGCAACCTGTGTCACCGGCTTAATTGTGGTGGATACCGGCAGCTATTATTCCTTCTGGGGGCAATTAATTATCCTGACATTGATTCAGGTCGGGGGCTTGGGATATATGACCGCCAACACCTTCCTCCTGATTTTACTAGGTCGTCGTTCTAAGGTTCGTTATCGTATTGCTCTACAAGACTCCCTTGATTCAGCCGGTTTATCCAGTGTATCGCAACTCCTTAAGTCTATTGTCGGATTGACAATTATTTTAGAACTGACTGGCATCTTTGGCTTGATGACCATTTTTGTACCCGAATCGGGTTGGAGAACAGGAATTTGGCAGTCCATTTTTCATAGTATTAGCGCCTTTAATAATGCTGGATTTAGTTTGTTTGAAGACAGTCTAATGGGCTATGCTAATGTAGCTCGAATGACTTGGATCATTAGCCCTTTGATTATTTTAGGGGGAATCGGCTATCAGGTGATGATGGAAGCTTTTTTTGCGCTGCAAAGTAAACTCAAGAAAAGTTCAAAACGATTCCGCTTTTCCCTCCATGTTAAAATTGTTACCAGTACCACTCTGATGTTGCTTATTGTTGGATTTTTTGGATTTTTTGTGAGTGAGTTATACAATCCAAATACCTTACTTGGCTTATCTTGGCCTAATAAACTTCTCGCGGCTTGGTTTCAATCTGTGACCATTCGAACCGCAGGATTTAATAGTATTGATGTTGGAGGAATGACCACAGCTGGATTATTTTTAACCATTGCTTTGATGTTTATTGGCGCTAGCCCCGGAAGTACGGGTGGAGGTATTAAAACGACGACGTTTCGAGTGTTGATTACTTGTACAAAATCGGTCTTGCAAGGGCGAGAAAATGCTGTTATTTACGAACGTCGTATTCCCATCGAACTGATTATGAAAGCTGTTGCCGTTGCAGTAGGCTCCATATCAGTTGTGACGCTTTCAACAATAATACTGGCTATCTCGGAACCAAACTTAGAGTTTATTGGTATTTTCTTTGAAACCATATCGGCTTTTGCAACAGTCGGCTTGTCAACCGGTATTACCAGTCAGTTTTCTATATTTGGAGCTTTAGTGATCACTCTCTTAATGTATGCTGGACGGGTCGGAATTCTGATTTTGATGGCGGCCCTACTTGGGGACCCCAAACCCAGCGCCCTTGAGTATCCTGATGAAGATTTGCTGGTGGGATAA
- a CDS encoding type II toxin-antitoxin system HicA family toxin has protein sequence MSNLPVLKPQEVVRLLEDLGFVEVRQKGSHKQFRHEDGRGTTVPFHKGRDISPRLLRQIASDIGLTVEEL, from the coding sequence ATGAGTAATCTTCCCGTCCTCAAGCCGCAAGAGGTTGTACGTCTTCTCGAAGATCTCGGTTTTGTAGAAGTTCGTCAAAAGGGTTCACACAAGCAGTTTCGTCATGAGGATGGGCGGGGAACAACTGTTCCGTTTCATAAAGGGCGTGACATTTCTCCCAGACTGCTGCGGCAAATTGCCAGCGACATCGGATTAACGGTTGAAGAACTCTAG
- the crtD gene encoding C-3',4' desaturase CrtD: MNNSPKPQEIIVIGAGIGGLTAAALLSHRGYSVKVFDSAIVPGGCASTFKRRGFTFDVGATQVAGLEPGGIHHRIFKELHIPLPAATPCDPACAVYLPGETEPINVWRDPLRWREEQQRQFPGSEPFWQLMRTLFRASWAFQGRDPVLPPRNLWDISRLLGAVRPGTLVTVPFTFWTVGDALRWFSLEGDRRLRTFLDLQLKLYSQVEAEDTALLYAATALGVSQTPQGLYHLEGSMQVLSDRLQQALERDGGTLQMGHRVEAIHTHNNQVTGVTVRHLKTEETWTEPADIVIANVTVQNLVQLLDNPPSGYRRRVDKLPPASGAFVIYLGVDEAAIPPDCPPHLQFFYDGEGEIAENNSLFVSVSRPGDGRAPEGQATLIASTFTDVQQWWNSDDYDQLKDHYTQEAIARLSSYFDLSPHHLIHIEAATPRTFAHFTGRDAGVVGGIGQRVSTFGPFGFANRTPTGNLWLVGDCTHPGEGTAGVSYSALTAVRQIEAKFC; the protein is encoded by the coding sequence ATGAATAACTCGCCCAAACCCCAGGAAATTATCGTCATTGGTGCGGGCATTGGAGGACTCACCGCCGCCGCTCTTCTATCACATCGTGGCTACTCTGTCAAGGTGTTTGACTCGGCTATCGTGCCAGGGGGTTGTGCCTCCACCTTCAAACGGCGAGGCTTCACCTTCGACGTGGGGGCGACTCAAGTGGCTGGCCTAGAACCCGGAGGCATTCACCATCGCATCTTTAAGGAACTGCACATCCCCCTCCCAGCCGCAACCCCCTGCGATCCCGCCTGTGCCGTCTATCTCCCCGGAGAAACCGAACCCATCAACGTTTGGCGAGATCCCCTACGCTGGCGAGAGGAACAACAACGGCAATTTCCCGGTAGCGAGCCATTCTGGCAACTGATGAGAACCCTATTTCGCGCCAGTTGGGCCTTTCAGGGACGCGATCCCGTCCTTCCCCCCCGCAACCTCTGGGATATCAGCCGCTTACTGGGGGCCGTTCGCCCCGGAACCCTGGTGACCGTTCCCTTTACCTTTTGGACCGTTGGCGATGCCCTACGCTGGTTTAGTCTTGAGGGCGATCGCCGCCTCCGCACCTTCCTAGACCTCCAACTGAAACTCTACTCCCAAGTCGAGGCCGAAGACACCGCCCTCCTCTATGCCGCCACTGCCCTCGGCGTCTCCCAAACCCCCCAGGGACTCTATCACCTAGAGGGGAGTATGCAGGTGTTGAGCGATCGCCTCCAACAAGCCCTAGAACGCGATGGCGGGACTCTCCAGATGGGTCATCGCGTCGAAGCCATCCATACCCACAACAACCAAGTCACTGGCGTCACCGTCCGTCACCTGAAAACCGAGGAAACCTGGACTGAACCCGCCGATATCGTCATCGCCAACGTCACCGTGCAGAACCTCGTCCAACTCCTCGACAATCCCCCCTCCGGCTACCGTCGCCGCGTTGATAAACTGCCCCCCGCCTCCGGGGCCTTTGTCATTTATCTAGGGGTTGACGAGGCCGCCATCCCCCCCGATTGTCCGCCCCATCTGCAATTCTTCTATGACGGCGAGGGGGAAATCGCCGAGAATAACTCCCTCTTTGTCTCCGTCAGTCGTCCCGGCGATGGTCGGGCCCCCGAAGGACAGGCTACCCTAATCGCCTCCACCTTTACCGATGTGCAGCAATGGTGGAACAGCGATGATTACGACCAGCTTAAAGACCACTATACCCAGGAGGCGATCGCCCGTCTAAGCAGCTATTTCGATCTCTCCCCCCATCACCTCATCCATATCGAAGCCGCCACCCCGCGCACCTTTGCCCACTTTACCGGCCGTGATGCCGGCGTCGTCGGCGGCATTGGCCAGCGAGTCAGTACCTTTGGCCCCTTTGGCTTCGCCAACCGCACCCCCACAGGCAACCTCTGGCTGGTGGGCGATTGCACCCATCCCGGCGAAGGAACCGCCGGTGTCAGCTACTCAGCCCTCACCGCCGTGCGCCAAATTGAGGCAAAATTTTGCTAA
- a CDS encoding M16 family metallopeptidase: MTSTLLSRPANFSLNAPTIRQFANGLTVIAEQVPVDAVNLSLWFNVGSAIEPDTMVGTAHFLEHMIFKGSERLKMGEFERRIEARGAVINAATSQDYTQFYLTCAPQDFARLTPLQLDVVLNPQIADKAFERERQVVLEEIRRSDDNPHRRNYQRAIELAFAELPYRRPVLGSTEIVSGLHPEQMRNFHRSWYRPESLTAVAVGNLPVEELVATVANAFAMVSEDDLAIACPLPPRSFPAPELGFSEVVRREYTDPTLQQARLSLLWRVPGLAQLEKTYALDVLASILGQGRTGRLVRELREERGLVSQVGAGNLSYRLQGLFQVGGQLAEVHLDEVEAAIIAQVRRLREELVSESEMERIRKQVANRFVFGSERPSDRANLYGYFQALVGDVEPALSYPEAVRSLTPEDLREAAQTYLSPEAFGVVIVRPG, translated from the coding sequence ATGACTTCTACTCTCCTCAGTCGCCCCGCTAATTTTTCCCTCAATGCCCCAACGATTCGTCAGTTTGCCAATGGCTTAACGGTCATTGCCGAGCAGGTTCCGGTTGACGCGGTGAATCTCAGTTTATGGTTCAATGTTGGCTCAGCCATCGAGCCAGATACGATGGTGGGGACAGCTCACTTCCTTGAACACATGATTTTTAAGGGCAGCGAGCGCCTGAAGATGGGGGAGTTTGAGCGTCGGATCGAGGCGCGGGGAGCCGTTATCAACGCTGCGACGAGTCAGGATTATACTCAGTTTTATCTCACCTGTGCGCCGCAAGATTTTGCCCGTTTAACGCCGTTACAACTCGATGTGGTGTTGAATCCCCAGATTGCGGACAAGGCCTTTGAGCGGGAGCGTCAGGTGGTGTTGGAGGAGATTCGCCGTTCTGATGATAATCCCCATCGTCGCAATTATCAGCGGGCGATCGAGTTGGCCTTTGCCGAGTTGCCCTATCGTCGTCCGGTGTTGGGATCGACGGAGATTGTGTCAGGGTTACATCCTGAGCAAATGCGGAATTTTCACCGCAGTTGGTATCGCCCGGAATCTCTGACAGCGGTGGCGGTGGGAAATCTGCCGGTGGAGGAGTTGGTGGCAACAGTGGCGAATGCCTTTGCGATGGTGTCTGAGGATGATTTGGCGATCGCCTGTCCGTTGCCGCCGCGATCGTTCCCCGCGCCGGAGTTGGGATTTTCTGAGGTGGTGCGCCGCGAGTATACCGATCCGACGTTACAACAGGCCCGGTTGAGTTTGTTATGGCGGGTTCCGGGGTTGGCGCAACTGGAGAAAACCTATGCGCTGGATGTGTTGGCGAGTATTTTAGGCCAGGGACGGACTGGACGTTTGGTGCGGGAGTTACGGGAGGAACGAGGGTTAGTGTCTCAGGTGGGGGCAGGAAATCTCAGTTATCGCCTCCAGGGATTGTTTCAGGTGGGTGGACAGTTGGCCGAAGTCCATCTCGACGAGGTGGAAGCGGCGATTATTGCTCAAGTGCGCCGTTTACGGGAGGAGTTGGTGTCGGAGTCGGAGATGGAGCGGATTCGTAAGCAGGTGGCGAATCGCTTTGTGTTTGGCAGTGAACGGCCGAGCGATCGGGCTAATTTATATGGCTATTTTCAGGCGTTGGTGGGGGATGTGGAACCGGCGTTGAGTTATCCCGAAGCGGTGCGATCGCTCACTCCTGAGGATTTACGGGAAGCCGCCCAAACCTACCTCTCTCCTGAGGCATTTGGGGTGGTGATTGTGCGTCCGGGCTAA